The proteins below come from a single Desulfitobacterium metallireducens DSM 15288 genomic window:
- the lexA gene encoding transcriptional repressor LexA, whose product MYPDLSQRQNAILKFIKQEIRVKGYPPSVREIGDAVGLMSSSTVHGHLQTLEDKGYIRRDPIKPRAIEVLESANDVVEKKVVHVPIVGRVTAGQPILAQENIEDTFPLPLDFVNDDKVFLLKVRGESMINAGILNGDLILVRQQSTASNGEIVVAMIGDEATVKRFYREKTLIRLQPENSLMEPIYSQDVTILGKVIGVFRFLH is encoded by the coding sequence GTGTATCCTGATTTATCTCAACGTCAAAACGCGATACTCAAATTTATTAAGCAAGAAATTAGAGTGAAAGGATATCCCCCCTCGGTTCGTGAAATAGGAGATGCAGTTGGTTTAATGTCCAGTTCTACCGTGCATGGGCATCTACAAACTTTAGAAGATAAAGGTTATATCCGTCGCGATCCCATCAAGCCAAGAGCTATAGAAGTTTTGGAAAGTGCGAATGATGTCGTTGAAAAGAAAGTGGTCCACGTTCCAATCGTTGGACGAGTTACGGCGGGCCAACCTATTTTAGCACAAGAAAATATTGAGGATACCTTTCCCCTACCGTTGGACTTCGTCAATGATGATAAAGTGTTCTTATTAAAAGTCCGTGGGGAAAGCATGATTAATGCTGGAATCCTCAATGGGGATCTTATCTTGGTCAGACAACAAAGTACAGCTAGTAATGGAGAAATCGTCGTTGCAATGATTGGGGATGAAGCAACGGTCAAACGTTTTTACCGTGAGAAAACATTGATTCGTTTACAACCTGAAAACTCGTTAATGGAACCTATTTATTCACAAGATGTAACGATCTTAGGCAAAGTCATTGGGGTCTTTCGTTTTCTTCATTAA
- the miaA gene encoding tRNA (adenosine(37)-N6)-dimethylallyltransferase MiaA, whose product MKPLIIIVGPTAVGKTALGVSLAKSLDGEIISGDSIQVYKRLNIGSAKPTREEQQNIPHFLLDILDPTEPFTVAQFQKMALAQIQEIQSRGKVPLIVGGTGLYIRSLLDPFDFSENSSSEIREGWANFLEKEGKEKLHQALIEVDPVSAVRLHPNDTRRIIRALEVNDLTGKPFSEQRGSLDYEYPSLDPSILYIGLTAPREVIYDRVNRRCEEMMQEGLLKETLDLLKDGYDRRLKPLQSIGYRHAIWALKGKVTSSEMLRLFQRDTRHFAKRQLTWFKRDPRIQWYDTQKHNLSILSDEISKTCRGLESRVK is encoded by the coding sequence TTGAAGCCCCTAATTATTATTGTTGGCCCGACGGCGGTAGGAAAAACAGCATTAGGTGTAAGTCTGGCTAAGAGTCTTGATGGAGAGATCATTTCGGGTGATTCTATTCAGGTCTACAAAAGACTCAATATCGGTTCAGCAAAACCTACTCGGGAAGAACAACAAAATATTCCGCATTTTCTTTTGGATATTCTGGACCCGACTGAACCATTTACGGTTGCCCAGTTCCAGAAGATGGCCTTAGCACAAATTCAAGAGATTCAAAGCAGAGGGAAAGTTCCCCTTATTGTCGGAGGGACGGGCCTTTACATTCGTTCTTTGCTGGATCCCTTTGATTTCAGTGAAAATAGCTCGTCAGAAATTCGAGAGGGCTGGGCTAATTTTCTTGAGAAGGAGGGCAAGGAAAAGCTTCATCAGGCACTTATCGAAGTTGATCCAGTTAGCGCAGTGCGCCTGCACCCAAATGATACACGACGTATTATTCGGGCCTTGGAAGTTAATGACCTCACAGGAAAACCTTTTTCTGAGCAACGGGGAAGCCTTGATTATGAATATCCGTCCTTAGACCCATCAATTCTGTATATAGGGTTAACCGCTCCTCGTGAAGTGATTTATGATCGCGTCAATCGCCGGTGTGAAGAAATGATGCAAGAAGGTCTGCTCAAAGAAACCTTGGATTTACTTAAGGACGGATATGATCGTCGACTAAAACCTCTCCAAAGTATAGGGTATCGTCATGCGATCTGGGCCTTAAAGGGAAAAGTGACTTCTTCAGAAATGTTGCGTCTTTTCCAACGAGATACTCGACATTTTGCTAAACGCCAATTAACATGGTTTAAACGGGATCCTCGAATTCAATGGTATGATACTCAAAAGCATAACTTATCTATTCTTTCAGATGAGATCAGCAAGACTTGCAGAGGACTTGAAAGTCGTGTAAAATAA
- a CDS encoding aminotransferase class I/II-fold pyridoxal phosphate-dependent enzyme has translation MELWEELPSLISRAIEQAEAVVQTRLPDLNVITEHNHAKVLNAFQTEKVTGYHLSGTTGYGLGDTGREVLDRVVARILGTEAALVRGQFVSGTHAIATALFGVLRPGDHFISMSGDPYDTLEEVIGIRETGQGSLKEFGVSFDAIPLSSEGEIQYNLLKDALKPKTKMLIVQRSRGYAWRNSIGIEKISELVHFVRENYPQLLIFVDNCYGELVEKLEPGDIDVDLMAGSLIKNLGGTLAPTGGYIAGKKKWVDLAAQRLTAPGIGGEVGATLEWQRLFFQGLFLSPLTVSEAVRGAVFSSAFWKALGFEVSPLPEEPRTDLIQAVKLGSRDRMIGFCQGLQKGSPLDSYVLPIPAGMPGYEDEVIMAGGTFIQGATSEFSADGPLREPFIVYQQGGMSYQYVKFGNILAALNLYEKDLLNGR, from the coding sequence TTGGAATTATGGGAAGAACTGCCTAGCTTGATTTCTAGGGCAATAGAACAGGCAGAAGCAGTCGTTCAAACACGATTACCTGACCTCAATGTAATCACGGAACATAATCACGCCAAAGTACTCAATGCCTTTCAAACTGAAAAGGTAACAGGTTATCATCTCTCTGGTACAACCGGTTATGGTCTGGGAGATACGGGACGTGAGGTTTTAGATAGGGTAGTGGCGCGTATTTTAGGAACTGAGGCAGCTTTGGTTCGAGGACAGTTCGTTTCAGGTACGCATGCGATTGCTACCGCGTTATTTGGGGTCCTTCGTCCTGGAGATCATTTTATTTCCATGAGTGGAGATCCTTATGATACACTTGAAGAAGTTATTGGAATTCGCGAAACAGGGCAGGGGAGCTTAAAGGAATTTGGCGTTAGTTTTGATGCAATCCCGCTCAGCTCAGAAGGGGAAATTCAGTATAATTTACTTAAAGATGCTCTGAAGCCGAAAACGAAAATGCTGATTGTCCAGCGTTCCAGGGGATATGCTTGGCGGAATTCGATAGGAATCGAAAAAATTTCTGAATTAGTGCATTTCGTTCGGGAAAACTATCCTCAGCTTCTTATTTTCGTCGATAATTGTTATGGGGAGTTGGTCGAGAAACTTGAACCAGGAGATATCGATGTCGATTTGATGGCTGGTTCACTGATTAAAAACCTAGGAGGAACTCTCGCCCCGACCGGAGGATACATTGCAGGGAAAAAGAAGTGGGTGGACCTTGCTGCACAACGACTCACGGCTCCGGGAATTGGTGGAGAAGTCGGCGCTACGCTTGAATGGCAACGTCTCTTTTTCCAAGGACTGTTTTTAAGCCCATTGACTGTAAGTGAAGCTGTACGTGGGGCAGTATTTTCCTCTGCCTTCTGGAAAGCTCTGGGATTTGAGGTCAGTCCATTACCGGAAGAACCTCGAACGGATTTAATTCAAGCAGTTAAGTTGGGATCACGGGATCGAATGATTGGTTTCTGTCAAGGACTTCAGAAAGGATCTCCTCTCGACAGTTATGTTTTACCGATCCCTGCAGGCATGCCAGGGTATGAAGATGAAGTGATCATGGCGGGAGGAACCTTTATTCAAGGTGCAACGAGTGAATTTTCAGCCGATGGTCCGCTCAGAGAACCTTTTATTGTCTACCAACAGGGTGGGATGTCGTATCAGTATGTTAAGTTTGGTAATATTTTAGCAGCCTTAAATCTTTACGAGAAAGATTTACTAAACGGGAGGTGA
- the lepB gene encoding signal peptidase I, protein MARYIFELVEIVLVAFALSWLIRTFVIEARIIPTGSMLPTIQLQDRVIVDKFFFKNFGELQPGDIIVFHPPASAHSSDDFIKRLIAMPGDKVEIKNHDTYVNGQKLIEPYLNEHPKEDFGPIVVPENSLFVMGDNRNNSADSREWGFLPAQNVTGRTLFRYWPLNHFGPLAR, encoded by the coding sequence ATGGCACGTTATATTTTTGAGCTTGTAGAGATTGTCCTTGTTGCCTTTGCTTTATCCTGGCTCATCCGGACCTTTGTCATTGAAGCCCGCATTATTCCTACAGGCTCTATGCTACCCACAATCCAGCTTCAAGATCGCGTCATTGTTGACAAATTTTTCTTCAAGAATTTTGGCGAACTTCAGCCTGGGGATATTATTGTTTTTCATCCTCCCGCAAGCGCCCATTCTTCAGATGATTTTATCAAACGGTTGATCGCCATGCCTGGGGATAAAGTTGAGATTAAAAATCATGATACTTATGTTAATGGACAAAAACTTATTGAACCGTATCTTAATGAACACCCTAAGGAAGATTTCGGTCCGATCGTTGTTCCAGAAAATTCCTTGTTTGTCATGGGAGATAACCGTAATAATAGTGCTGATTCAAGAGAATGGGGCTTTTTACCTGCACAAAACGTTACAGGTAGGACTTTATTTCGTTACTGGCCGCTTAACCACTTTGGACCTTTAGCTCGTTAG
- the typA gene encoding translational GTPase TypA: protein METANLRNIAIIAHVDHGKTTLVDAMLRQSGTFRSNQQVMERVMDSNDLERERGITILSKNTSVHWQDTKINIVDTPGHADFGGEVERVLKMVNGVLLIVDSYEGPMPQTRFVLKKALELKLVPIVVINKIDRSDARPAEVLDEILELFMELGADDDQLDFPVVYASARQGIAGLEPDQLTDNLAPLFSLILEHIPAPVVDIEAPLQLLVTTLDNDDYVGKIVVGRLIRGTVHQGEQVVLMKREGVIEKNKIGKVYVYEGLKRVEVDEAPAGEIVALTGLTSANIGETVADANEPEALDVIEVDEPTLTMNFMVNNSPFAGREGTYVTSRKIRERLYKEIETNVSLNVEDTDSADVFRVSGRGELHLSILIENMRREGYELQVSKPEVIIKVIDGVKCEPIEYLTCDIAENAMGSIMELLGQRKAEMVNMTNISTTQIRLEFRIPARGLIGFRGDFLTQTRGEGIMSHVFYSYEPYKGDIPGRSRGVLIAFEDGEATGYGLNIAQERGVTFIEPGTQVYEGMIVGENSRDQDIEVNVAKKKHVTNMRSSNSEEALHLESPRLYSLEQALEYIDDDELVEITPKSIRLRKRYLDHSSRVRYAKNKASMSN, encoded by the coding sequence ATTGAAACGGCTAACTTACGCAATATTGCTATTATTGCCCACGTAGACCATGGTAAAACGACATTAGTTGATGCAATGCTCAGACAGAGTGGTACTTTTCGCTCTAATCAACAAGTGATGGAGCGCGTTATGGATTCTAACGATCTCGAAAGAGAAAGAGGAATTACAATTCTTTCCAAGAACACTTCTGTTCATTGGCAGGACACAAAAATAAATATTGTAGATACACCAGGCCATGCTGACTTCGGCGGAGAAGTTGAACGGGTTTTAAAAATGGTCAATGGGGTTTTGCTTATCGTCGATTCTTACGAAGGTCCAATGCCTCAGACCCGTTTCGTTCTAAAAAAGGCCTTAGAACTGAAACTCGTGCCCATTGTAGTTATTAACAAAATTGATCGGTCAGATGCTCGCCCTGCTGAAGTATTAGACGAAATCCTGGAGCTTTTCATGGAGTTAGGAGCAGATGATGATCAACTCGATTTCCCGGTTGTCTATGCTTCCGCACGTCAAGGGATTGCAGGCCTTGAACCCGATCAACTCACTGACAACCTGGCTCCTCTCTTTTCCCTGATTTTAGAGCATATTCCTGCTCCAGTTGTCGATATAGAAGCCCCTTTACAACTCTTGGTTACGACTTTGGACAATGATGATTATGTTGGAAAAATCGTTGTAGGGCGACTGATCCGTGGAACGGTTCATCAAGGCGAACAGGTTGTCTTAATGAAACGAGAAGGGGTTATCGAAAAGAACAAGATTGGTAAAGTTTACGTCTATGAAGGGCTTAAACGTGTGGAGGTCGATGAAGCACCAGCAGGTGAGATTGTCGCTTTGACAGGCTTAACCAGTGCCAACATTGGAGAAACAGTGGCTGATGCAAATGAACCGGAAGCACTTGATGTGATTGAAGTGGACGAGCCTACGCTCACCATGAACTTCATGGTTAACAACAGCCCTTTTGCTGGTAGAGAAGGAACTTATGTGACTTCACGTAAGATTAGGGAAAGATTATACAAAGAAATCGAAACAAACGTGAGCTTAAATGTAGAAGATACAGATTCTGCAGATGTTTTTCGCGTTTCAGGAAGAGGAGAGCTTCATCTTTCTATCTTGATTGAAAATATGCGTCGCGAAGGCTATGAACTCCAAGTGTCGAAACCTGAGGTCATTATTAAGGTCATCGATGGAGTAAAATGTGAACCGATTGAATACCTGACCTGCGATATTGCCGAAAACGCGATGGGTTCTATTATGGAACTATTAGGACAACGCAAAGCAGAAATGGTGAATATGACCAATATTTCAACCACTCAGATTCGCTTAGAGTTTAGAATTCCAGCACGGGGTTTGATTGGTTTCAGGGGTGACTTTTTGACGCAAACGCGCGGCGAAGGAATAATGAGTCATGTCTTCTATAGCTATGAACCCTATAAAGGGGATATCCCTGGTCGAAGTCGCGGCGTGTTAATCGCTTTTGAAGATGGAGAAGCTACAGGATACGGCCTCAATATTGCCCAAGAACGAGGAGTCACGTTTATCGAACCAGGCACTCAAGTTTATGAGGGAATGATCGTCGGTGAAAACAGCCGAGATCAAGATATTGAAGTCAATGTAGCTAAGAAAAAACATGTGACTAATATGCGTTCAAGTAACTCGGAAGAAGCTTTACATTTAGAAAGTCCACGACTTTACAGCCTCGAACAAGCTCTGGAATATATCGATGATGATGAACTTGTTGAAATTACTCCAAAAAGTATTCGTTTGCGTAAAAGATATCTGGATCATTCATCTCGTGTTCGCTACGCAAAGAACAAAGCTTCGATGTCAAACTAA
- the hflX gene encoding GTPase HflX, with protein MDIFGDLSGIRLTQLEELKTLSSLRTERPELIHVDLLDGLSILTDKWNKEIALYINRTGRVNGIAVGHHASVKLPSVRVREATHTRCIHTHPGGNFQLSSVDLSALESLSLESMTSIGILNGKITGAELACLTEDGTILTSNFSPQELERLDYDEFLSENRTRQTPITRALPEEERAYLVSVENEELAQEILTELAELARTAGVKVVGQLLQPKRYGSSVSYLGKGKLETLNQQLQNTHANVLICDDELTPAQLRNLEEYTGIKVLDRTGLILDIFAQRAKSREGKLQVELAQLQYLLPRLTGQGRSLSRLGGGIGTRGPGESKLEMDKRRVRQRIYILEQDLKEIRKHRLTQRQQRIRSGLQLVALVGYTNAGKTTFLQKAMEQTRAKGESLSGENKLFATLDPTVRSLQIGTYRQILMSDTVGFIQKLPPKLLNAFLATLEEVQNADLLVHVLDASHARALEQADTVHEILKELDCADKPTITVLNKTDQVEQISDLNRLAQQLPHPVSLSLKQGDSLVPVWKMIEELLPEN; from the coding sequence ATGGATATCTTCGGAGATCTATCCGGAATACGGTTAACACAACTCGAAGAATTGAAAACGCTGTCTTCGCTCCGAACTGAACGTCCGGAGCTTATCCATGTCGATTTGCTTGATGGACTAAGTATTTTAACGGATAAGTGGAATAAGGAAATTGCCTTGTATATTAATCGCACGGGGCGAGTTAATGGCATAGCTGTAGGACATCATGCATCAGTTAAACTTCCTTCGGTACGAGTAAGGGAAGCCACCCATACACGATGTATTCATACTCATCCAGGGGGGAATTTTCAATTAAGTTCTGTTGACCTTAGCGCTCTTGAATCTCTCTCCCTTGAAAGTATGACAAGTATTGGAATCCTCAATGGAAAAATCACGGGCGCTGAGCTCGCTTGTTTAACCGAGGATGGGACAATTCTCACTTCGAACTTCTCGCCTCAAGAGCTTGAAAGGCTTGACTATGATGAATTTCTCTCAGAGAATCGTACTCGTCAAACCCCGATAACCCGTGCTCTTCCTGAGGAAGAACGGGCGTATCTTGTTTCAGTTGAAAATGAAGAACTAGCTCAAGAAATATTAACTGAATTAGCGGAACTCGCTCGCACTGCAGGAGTTAAAGTTGTGGGACAATTGTTGCAACCCAAGCGTTACGGTAGTTCTGTTAGTTATCTCGGCAAAGGAAAACTCGAGACATTAAATCAACAACTCCAAAATACACATGCAAATGTTCTCATTTGTGATGATGAGTTAACTCCTGCCCAACTTCGAAATCTTGAAGAATATACCGGAATTAAAGTCTTGGATCGCACGGGACTTATCCTAGATATATTTGCACAGCGTGCTAAGTCTCGGGAAGGAAAACTGCAAGTTGAATTAGCACAACTCCAATATCTCTTACCTCGCTTGACAGGTCAAGGTCGATCACTCTCTCGTTTAGGTGGAGGGATAGGAACGAGAGGTCCTGGTGAATCCAAATTAGAGATGGATAAACGGCGAGTCCGTCAACGAATTTATATTCTCGAACAGGACTTAAAGGAGATTCGTAAACACAGATTGACACAGCGGCAACAACGCATTCGTAGCGGGCTTCAACTTGTTGCGCTAGTAGGATATACAAACGCTGGAAAAACAACATTTTTACAAAAAGCAATGGAACAAACTCGGGCTAAAGGTGAGTCACTTTCTGGAGAGAACAAGCTTTTTGCAACCTTGGATCCGACAGTACGTTCGCTTCAAATTGGCACATACCGTCAAATTCTGATGAGTGATACTGTTGGTTTCATTCAGAAACTCCCGCCTAAGTTACTAAACGCGTTCTTGGCGACTCTAGAGGAAGTTCAAAATGCGGATTTGTTGGTTCACGTTTTAGATGCAAGTCATGCTCGAGCTTTAGAACAGGCTGATACAGTTCATGAAATATTGAAAGAATTAGATTGCGCTGATAAACCCACGATTACCGTCTTAAATAAAACGGATCAAGTTGAACAGATTTCTGATCTTAATCGTTTAGCGCAGCAACTACCACACCCTGTATCACTTTCTCTGAAACAAGGAGATTCACTTGTTCCTGTCTGGAAAATGATTGAGGAACTTTTGCCTGAGAATTAA
- the hfq gene encoding RNA chaperone Hfq, with protein sequence MIKSPINLQDTFLNQARKENMPVIIYLVNGFQLKGIVRGFDNYVVVLDFEGKQQMIYKHAISTVMPMRPINLVAAANVATEEQN encoded by the coding sequence ATGATTAAGTCGCCCATCAATTTACAAGATACTTTTTTAAATCAGGCAAGAAAAGAAAACATGCCCGTCATAATTTATTTGGTTAATGGATTTCAACTGAAGGGAATTGTGCGAGGCTTTGACAACTATGTTGTTGTTTTGGACTTCGAAGGGAAACAGCAGATGATCTATAAACATGCTATTTCTACTGTTATGCCTATGCGACCAATTAACTTAGTTGCTGCAGCGAATGTTGCAACAGAAGAGCAGAACTAA
- a CDS encoding AAA family ATPase — protein MPIRITFRPDDHLPPVVHSPKPKVALESQSEPTVQNSKFRKTISNSTDKDKVEEILSELDALIGLRKVKELVRELQAYVEIQRRRTREKLLAESLVLHMIFRGNPGTGKTTVARLIGRLFKEMEVLQKGHIIECERADLVGEYIGHTAQKTREQVKKALGGVLFIDEAYSLARGGEKDFGKEAIDTLVKSMEDHKNEFILILAGYRHEMDWFLQTNPGLRSRFPIYIDFPDYTLDELLAIGETMLKDRQYEFSFETREAFRFMLQGLLNSHPYAGNARLVRNMAERAIRKQAVRLYQKPNSTREELMQILPIDLAIDENNARNSS, from the coding sequence ATGCCGATTCGTATTACATTCCGACCGGATGATCATTTGCCTCCGGTGGTACATTCTCCTAAGCCAAAAGTTGCCCTTGAAAGTCAAAGCGAGCCTACAGTACAAAATTCAAAGTTTCGAAAAACCATATCTAATTCTACGGACAAGGATAAAGTTGAAGAAATCCTCTCAGAGCTAGATGCCCTGATTGGGTTACGAAAGGTTAAAGAGTTAGTTCGTGAACTGCAGGCCTATGTTGAAATACAAAGACGGCGGACACGGGAAAAGCTCCTTGCTGAGTCCTTAGTACTGCATATGATTTTTCGAGGAAATCCTGGTACGGGGAAAACGACTGTTGCTCGACTCATTGGCCGACTTTTTAAGGAAATGGAAGTCCTGCAAAAGGGCCACATTATTGAATGTGAGCGCGCGGATCTCGTTGGCGAGTACATCGGGCATACTGCACAAAAGACACGTGAACAGGTGAAGAAGGCTTTAGGCGGAGTTTTGTTCATCGATGAAGCCTACTCTCTTGCAAGAGGTGGGGAAAAAGATTTTGGAAAAGAAGCCATTGATACTTTAGTCAAATCGATGGAAGATCATAAAAACGAATTTATCTTGATTTTAGCGGGTTACCGTCATGAGATGGATTGGTTTTTACAGACTAACCCAGGACTTCGTTCTCGTTTCCCAATTTATATTGATTTTCCGGATTATACATTGGATGAGCTTCTGGCTATCGGTGAAACGATGCTCAAAGATCGTCAATATGAATTCAGTTTTGAAACGAGAGAAGCATTTCGCTTTATGCTTCAAGGACTCTTAAATTCTCATCCCTACGCTGGAAATGCGCGATTGGTTCGAAATATGGCTGAGAGAGCCATCCGTAAACAGGCAGTTCGCTTATATCAGAAACCCAACTCAACTCGTGAGGAACTTATGCAGATTCTACCTATAGATCTCGCCATCGATGAAAATAATGCTCGGAATTCTTCATAA
- a CDS encoding D-alanine--D-alanine ligase, with amino-acid sequence MSKMKSIMVLFGGQSGEHEVSLESAQSVLNALDRTRYEVQTIGISKGGKWFWGVEPKDWKTSDVVSNDNPQVTLVHDPSDPRFVALDGKELPNQGKFDIIFPVLHGPFGEDGTIQGLFEMSNVPYVGSGVLGASLGMDKDRMKAVFAEAGLPMARTFTLLRTQYNDDSDQILNRIELEIGYPCFIKPANLGSSVGISKAYNREDLRKSIELAALYDRKLVIEENINGREIEVSVLGNESPQASVPGEILPANDFYDYEAKYHDTSSRLLIPAPLETETMNKLQKMAVKAFQAVEASGLSRVDFFLTSDQKIYVNEINTMPGFTQISMYPKLWEASGIPYLELIDRLISLGLERFKDLRNRRISR; translated from the coding sequence ATGAGCAAAATGAAGTCGATAATGGTACTATTCGGAGGACAGTCTGGAGAACACGAGGTTTCTCTGGAGTCTGCCCAATCGGTCTTAAATGCGCTGGATCGTACCCGTTATGAGGTGCAAACTATTGGTATATCGAAGGGGGGAAAATGGTTCTGGGGAGTAGAACCAAAGGATTGGAAAACTTCTGATGTTGTTTCTAACGATAATCCCCAGGTTACATTAGTTCATGACCCTTCAGATCCACGTTTCGTTGCTCTTGACGGAAAAGAGCTTCCCAACCAAGGAAAATTCGATATAATCTTTCCGGTTCTTCATGGACCTTTTGGCGAGGATGGTACAATTCAAGGGCTATTTGAAATGTCTAATGTACCGTATGTTGGCTCAGGAGTGCTTGGTGCCTCTTTAGGAATGGATAAAGATCGGATGAAAGCTGTATTTGCTGAGGCAGGTTTGCCAATGGCTCGTACTTTTACGTTGTTGCGTACTCAGTATAATGATGATTCTGATCAAATTCTTAACCGTATCGAATTAGAAATCGGTTATCCCTGTTTTATTAAACCGGCGAATCTCGGATCGAGTGTCGGAATTTCAAAAGCATATAATCGAGAAGACTTAAGAAAATCGATTGAATTGGCTGCCTTATATGATCGAAAGCTTGTTATTGAAGAAAATATCAATGGACGTGAAATTGAGGTTAGCGTCTTAGGCAATGAATCTCCTCAAGCTTCTGTTCCTGGAGAAATCCTGCCAGCAAACGACTTTTATGATTATGAAGCTAAGTATCATGACACTAGTTCACGTTTGCTTATTCCAGCCCCGCTTGAGACTGAAACTATGAATAAACTTCAAAAAATGGCAGTTAAAGCATTCCAGGCTGTGGAAGCATCTGGCCTAAGTAGAGTCGACTTCTTCCTCACTTCAGATCAGAAGATTTACGTCAATGAAATCAATACAATGCCAGGTTTTACTCAGATTTCGATGTATCCCAAACTATGGGAGGCTTCAGGGATCCCTTATTTGGAACTTATCGACCGTTTAATTTCTTTGGGTTTAGAACGTTTTAAGGATCTTCGCAACCGTAGAATTTCACGTTAG